A window from Clupea harengus chromosome 14, Ch_v2.0.2, whole genome shotgun sequence encodes these proteins:
- the LOC105908218 gene encoding olfactory receptor 6N1-like, translating into MNVSGPVTFFIIEGLQEKKMLMFGVFFIIYVVVLCGNGMIIYLVRTDPKLKSPMYFFLHNLSFSDMIYATVIIPNLLSGLLKEEHTISKTGCMVQMYFFLSSASSGCSILTSMAFDRYVAICHPLHYTTIMTKRLCILLVGAAWGFGYTIVLPALSLAVQLNFCGPNRVKHVLCDHSSVVRLACDSTIVNNIVSLFFALVVLLGTFSLILASYIEIGKAVYRMGRAERLKACATCASHLIVVCISYVSATCVYVSYRVATFSPDARMIVAVVYAILTPALNPIIYSLRNKELQEALTRAFSKCVSIPIAPRKTIPPLP; encoded by the coding sequence ATGAACGTCTCTGGTCCAGTCACATTCTTCATCATAGAAGGACTGCAGGAGAAGAAAATGCTcatgtttggtgtttttttcatcatttatgttgtggttttgtgtggCAATGGTATGATTATATATCTAGTGAGAACAGACCCTAAGCTTAAATCTCCTATGTATTTCTTTCTTCAtaacctctctttctcagacatGATCTACGCAACAGTAATCATACCCAACTTGCTGTCAGGTTTACTAAAAGAGGAACACACCATTTCCAAAACTGGTTGCATGGTGCAGATGTACTTTTTCCTCTCATCGGCGTCGAGTGGCTGCTCTATCCTGACATCCATGGCTTTTGACCGCTATGTAGCCATTTGTCACCCACTTCACTACACAACTATTATGACCAAACGGCTTTGTATTCTCCTGGTGGGTGCAGCATGGGGCTTTGGCTATACGATCGTCCTGCCAGCGCTTTCGCTTGCTGTCCAGTTAAACTTCTGTGGACCCAACAGGGTGAAGCACGTCCTCTGTGACCACTCGTCTGTGGTGAGGCTAGCCTGTGACAGCACGATTGTTAACAACATTGTGTCTCTCTTCTTTGCTCTCGTTGTTCTCCTCGGCACGTTTTCCCTCATCCTGGCATCTTACATTGAAATAGGCAAAGCCGTGTACCGCATGGGCCGGGCGGAGAGGCTCAAGGCTTGTGCCACGTGTGCTTCGCACCTGATAGTGGTCTGCATCTCATATGTGTCGGCcacgtgtgtgtacgtctcGTACCGTGTGGCCACGTTCTCTCCTGATGCACGCATGATTGTGGCAGTGGTGTATGCAATTCTCACTCCTGCTCTCAACCCCATAATTTACAGCTTGAGGAACAAGGAGCTTCAGGAGGCGCTAACAAGAGCCTTCAGTAAATGTGTTTCCATACCGATAGCACCCAGGAAAACAATCCCTCCTTTGCCTTGA
- the LOC105908219 gene encoding olfactory receptor 10C1-like: MNVSGPVTFFIIEGLQEKKMLMFGVFFTIYTVVLCGNSMIIYLVRTDPRLKSPMYFFLHNLSFSDMVYATISIPNLLSGLLKEEHTISKTGCMLQMYFFLSTGSSCRSILTAMAFDRYVAICHPLRYTTIMSKRLCILLVGAAWGFGYTIVLPAISLAVQLNFCGPNRVKHVLCDHSSVVRLACGSTIVNSIVSLFMALVVLLGTFFLILASYISIGKAVYRMSRAERLKAFTTCASHLIVVCISYSSATCVYVSYRVATFSPDARMIVAVVYSVLTPALNPIIYSLRNKELREALTRALSKCVAIPTAGRKTIPVET; this comes from the coding sequence ATGAACGTCTCTGGTCCAGTCACATTTTTCATCATAGAAGGACTGCAGGAGAAGAAAATGCTcatgtttggtgtttttttcaCCATTTATACTGTGGTTTTATGTGGCAATAGTATGATTATATATCTAGTGAGAACAGACCCTAGGCTTAAATCTCCTATGTATTTCTTTCTTCAtaacctctctttctcagacatGGTGTACGCAACAATATCAATACCCAACTTGCTGTCAGGTTTACTAAAAGAGGAACACACAATCTCCAAAACTGGTTGCATGTTGCAGATGTACTTTTTCCTCTCCACGGGGTCGAGTTGCCGCTCTATCCTGACAGCCATGGCTTTTGACCGCTATGTAGCCATTTGTCACCCACTTCGCTACACCACTATTATGTCCAAACGGCTTTGTATTCTCCTGGTGGGTGCAGCATGGGGCTTTGGCTATACGATCGTCCTGCCAGCGATTTCGCTCGCTGTCCAGCTAAACTTCTGTGGACCCAACAGGGTGAAGCACGTCCTCTGTGACCACTCGTCTGTGGTGAGGCTAGCCTGTGGCAGCACGATTGTGAACAGCATTGTGTCTCTCTTCATGGCTCTCGTTGTTCTCCTCGGCACGTTTTTCCTCATCCTGGCCTCTTACATTAGCATAGGCAAAGCCGTGTACCGCATGAGCCGGGCGGAGAGGCTCAAGGCTTTCACCACGTGTGCTTCGCACCTGATAGTGGTCTGCATCTCGTACTCGTCGGCcacgtgtgtgtacgtctcGTACCGCGTGGCCACGTTCTCTCCTGACGCACGCATGATTGTGGCAGTGGTGTATTCTGTTCTCACTCCTGCTCTCAACCCCATAATTTACAGCTTGAGAAACAAGGAGCTTCGGGAGGCGTTAACAAGAGCCCTCAGTAAATGTGTTGCCATACCAACAGCTGGCAGGAAAACAATTCCCGTTGAAACTTAA